In Prosthecomicrobium sp. N25, one DNA window encodes the following:
- the kynU gene encoding kynureninase — translation MRREAAARDAADPLAGRRDLFAVPPGIVYLDGNSLGVMPKAVPARVARTVETEWGEGLIRSWNSAGWIDLPARVGAKIGRLIGAEPGSVTAADSTSVNLFKVLSAALRLRPGRTRILSDRGNFPTDLYMAQGLIRLLGDRHRLDVVAPEAVADAIGDDLAVLMLTEVDYRTGRRHDMPALTARAQAAGALTIWDLAHSAGAFPVDLAGAGADFAIGCGYKYLNGGPGAPAFAYVAPRHQEAVEPALSGWMGHAAPFAFDLDYRPAAGIDRLRAGTPSVIGLSALDAALDVFEGVDLAVLAAKSASLAALFVAAVAATCPDLVLASPRDPAVRGSQISFRTPEGYAVMQALIARGVIGDFRAPDIIRFGFTPLYLSHGEVLDAAATLAAIMSDRLWDRPEFKVRAKVT, via the coding sequence CTGAGGCGCGAGGCGGCGGCGCGGGACGCGGCGGATCCGCTTGCCGGCCGGCGGGACCTCTTCGCCGTCCCGCCCGGGATCGTGTACCTGGACGGCAATTCGCTCGGCGTGATGCCGAAGGCCGTGCCGGCGCGGGTCGCCCGGACGGTCGAGACGGAGTGGGGCGAGGGGCTGATCCGGAGCTGGAACAGCGCCGGCTGGATCGACCTGCCGGCGCGGGTCGGCGCCAAGATCGGGCGGCTGATCGGCGCGGAGCCGGGCAGCGTGACGGCGGCGGACTCCACATCGGTCAACCTCTTCAAGGTGCTCTCCGCGGCGCTGCGGCTGAGGCCGGGGCGGACCCGCATCCTCTCCGACCGGGGGAACTTCCCGACGGACCTCTACATGGCGCAGGGCCTGATCCGCCTCCTCGGCGACCGGCACCGTCTCGACGTGGTCGCCCCGGAGGCGGTCGCGGACGCGATCGGGGACGACCTGGCGGTCCTGATGCTGACGGAGGTCGACTACCGCACCGGGCGTCGGCACGACATGCCGGCCCTCACCGCGCGGGCGCAGGCGGCCGGGGCGCTGACCATCTGGGACCTGGCGCATTCGGCGGGGGCCTTCCCGGTCGACCTCGCCGGGGCGGGCGCCGACTTCGCGATCGGCTGCGGCTACAAGTACCTGAACGGGGGGCCGGGCGCGCCGGCCTTCGCGTATGTGGCGCCGCGCCACCAGGAGGCGGTCGAGCCGGCGCTCTCGGGCTGGATGGGCCACGCGGCGCCCTTCGCGTTCGATCTCGACTACCGGCCGGCGGCGGGCATCGACCGGCTGCGCGCCGGCACGCCCTCGGTGATCGGCCTTTCGGCGCTCGATGCGGCGCTGGACGTCTTCGAGGGCGTCGACCTCGCGGTGCTCGCCGCCAAGTCGGCCTCGCTGGCGGCGCTCTTCGTGGCGGCCGTCGCGGCGACCTGCCCGGATCTCGTCCTGGCGAGCCCACGCGACCCGGCGGTGCGCGGCAGCCAGATCTCGTTCCGCACGCCGGAGGGCTACGCCGTCATGCAGGCGCTGATCGCGCGCGGCGTGATCGGGGACTTCCGGGCACCGGACATCATCCGCTTCGGCTTCACGCC